One window of bacterium genomic DNA carries:
- a CDS encoding UbiA family prenyltransferase, with protein MTISIYPPGVFDIILASIIALGTAIPLIFAPKRFFAVIRLLRPLRLIHYGGFAAGGAVIGAAVANKPLDIYLILWSTVSAFIAFQAAVFLNDIFDSEIDRLAGKDTPFTKGVLSRRGSWILAAGLSIFSLVIVSRCGLDSFLALLSAHIVSLVYSTPLLRAKKVYPLNVFLLALAGLAVMVSGFASHAHWTLFPVRMLILILLTLTLTFGTKDMADVEGDRARGVRTLFTILGLESGLRVNAALVLVSYLATPLILNYIPLFWAAIPAGAISSILILLAKKRVKLIEGLILLVYIAFALAILWLIVTARLVFHVKQSLAT; from the coding sequence ATGACAATCTCTATATACCCCCCAGGAGTATTCGACATAATCCTTGCATCTATAATAGCATTAGGAACCGCCATCCCTCTGATTTTTGCGCCAAAAAGGTTTTTCGCGGTCATTAGACTTCTGAGACCCTTAAGGCTCATCCACTACGGCGGTTTCGCGGCAGGCGGTGCAGTAATAGGCGCCGCAGTCGCTAACAAACCCCTGGATATCTACCTCATTCTGTGGTCGACCGTATCTGCTTTTATCGCTTTCCAGGCTGCCGTGTTTTTGAACGATATCTTTGACTCAGAAATCGACCGGTTGGCAGGCAAGGACACCCCTTTCACAAAAGGGGTTCTTTCCCGAAGAGGTTCGTGGATTCTTGCCGCAGGATTATCGATTTTCTCTCTGGTAATTGTTTCAAGGTGCGGGTTGGATAGTTTCCTTGCGCTTCTTTCTGCGCATATTGTATCCCTTGTTTATTCGACCCCCCTTCTGCGTGCGAAAAAGGTATACCCCCTGAACGTATTCCTTTTAGCGCTCGCAGGCCTTGCAGTGATGGTCTCCGGTTTTGCGAGTCATGCGCACTGGACGCTCTTTCCTGTAAGGATGCTTATATTGATCCTCCTCACCTTGACCTTGACATTCGGCACTAAGGACATGGCCGACGTTGAGGGCGACCGGGCAAGGGGCGTCAGGACTCTATTCACCATTCTTGGCTTAGAAAGCGGCTTGCGGGTAAATGCGGCGCTCGTTCTGGTTTCCTACCTTGCCACGCCGCTCATTCTCAACTATATTCCGCTCTTTTGGGCTGCGATACCTGCAGGTGCAATCTCATCTATTTTAATACTCTTGGCAAAAAAGAGAGTGAAATTAATTGAAGGACTCATTCTTCTTGTGTATATTGCGTTTGCCCTGGCGATCTTGTGGCTCATCGTGACCGCAAGGCTCGTGTTTCACGTGAAACAATCTCTTGCAACCTAA